aaaataaaataaacagaTAGAACATTAGGTCCATTTACTACCCAAAAACCATGTGAAAGAGGAagatttgattattatttttcaccCTACAAAAGGGttattctaaaataaaaatagtaatgtCACAAGAGACTTACAAATATAATGAATCAAAAATAAATACCTTAATTGTTTTTACTGATGGCttgttcaaaatttttaattgtttCTCTAACTCCATATCTTCGAATTTGGATAGTTTTATATCTCCTCGTACTCCACTATAACTCAAAAACAAGTATAGCACCAATAAAGCAGCTTGTCGTACAATATTTTGATACatcttgaatttattattttttgtaggcAGTAATATAAGgccttttcaaaaaaatataaacttcgAACATGATGAAGAAAGCGTTATATAATAGtgaagaaaatattgaattgaCTACTATAACAAGATATTCAATTATGTAATCTTCTAAATCATGATTGATCAAAATCTACAAAgacttttatttaataaaaatgttgACTATTCAATTTTATGGAATATCCAAAaataacaatttgtataaatttcatcagaaacaaaatttaaaaagattctCAGTTATGCGTACACAATAAAGCGGCTTGTTGATTTTTGGTGGTCGGgtccaattaattttttttttctttcacttggTGTTTGATATTCACATTGAAGCTTGACTAAATTCAAATTCGCGCTGAAAATTTCACATAAAAAGATAAAGTACTCCCTAATAAAGGCGACTCGATACCTAAAGGGACACGAAAGGTCCAACTAGTTATGTCACCTGGATTGAAGTATATTAAGCCTATGAAGTAAGAAAGAAATAGGCAATGACCTTAATGTTTTTagatcaaataaaaaacaattaatcaTAGATTAATAGTTATTATGTGAGTATTTTGCCAACATAATCCTTAATTCCTTCCAAATCTTTTCCTTTTGGGATCTCAATATTTTTAAGATTCAAAGTTTGCACCACTTGGACTCATCACTTTTGGgggtgtttggtacgaaggaaaacattttctgaaaaatgttttttaaaattttcctcaTATTTGGTATCCGATAGATAAATAGTAACATTATCACTTGATTAAtgaatatataacaaaaaaatttcatgaaaaaGAGAACTTGTACAAAAATGAATCTAGCCTTTAAAAGTTCTTCTACCAATCAACATTTCtagaatcattttttttgtcattccGCATGTTCGATATCTATATTAGAGTTCGATTAATTCGGATCCACACAGCGTAAGGCCTTGACCAAATTGTATATCCTCACACTCCTAAAATAATATCGAAATTTAGCAtgttaaaaaagagaaaatttcagaaataccAAAGATAATAGGGATAAGGCTCTatatatagctatagttttggtAATTGtgcttcatagctatagtttcctTTGATATGGAGATTGCagtttgtatatttcacttgcgaatatacaaacggtgtaaatatatacaaatgttgtatttatacatttaagaatttttcataactccatttgtatatttcgcttgccaatatacaaacatggtaatttgttatgaatttttcataaatcctatacaaatagctaggGTAAGAATATACAAATTCTGGATTACAATCAGAAACCGAATTATAAGAATTCTAGATTTATATAATCAGGGACTGAAATATACAAATTCTTTATACAATTAGGAAATTGAATAGCAAAATTTCACGAAATGTAATCTTCTCAGGTACAATGGtcaacaaattaatatacaaaagtgttttatttaataaatgttaatagctaatattcaaaataataatctgAACGTATAGATTACATCAAAATGTAACcgaattcacaaaaaaaaatcaattgacgctgattgtgatttgtgaatgTGCGATTCAAAATACTAGAATTTATACatagtattatttttctcataCTACTAAGAAAATCGAGATTATTAAGCATATAAGAAATGCAAGTTAAGATTCGATAAAAAAActattcaaatttatatttatcaagaaagctcgaatattgaaaattaataCTTTTATAGGAGTAATTAACAAGAATTACACTTGTGCTTTATTACCAGGTCCACCATAAAGAACATAAAGAAAATTGTTTGAATCTTCCAATAGATATTTGAATAGAACTTTATATGCTAAAATATTATcagtataccaaaatatattatgtattccAACTGAATCTCCTTCCTCATTTGAAAATGCAATGCTTCTACAATACCCATCAAAAGAAGAATTTCCTATAGGAAAATAGCTTGAACCCATCGGGGGTTCAGGTACACCTGGTGGATTGTATACTGATCCTCCCCACTCAATTTTTGTAGCAAATTGTGCCAACTCGGTGAAGATAATATTCGGCCAATAACCAACTAGATCATATTTTTGTCCCAATAGAAGCCACCAGTGTCCATAGGCTTGATCCTTATAAATGTACATTAGGATCTCCCATGTCTTCACTCCACGTTGTGTAATGTGCTCGAATGAACTATCAAGAGGTATATCAGGGTTTACTTGCACAAAGCCGGGGCATAATGTATTGAAACATTGGGTTTCACCTATCTAGAAAACTTAAAAGACATATCTTTAGTGGCGTAATCAAAATTTAtactaaaagaaaattcaaaacatgaagaaataaacatacaaaaaagtcaaagaaaattcaacacttattatatatacataaaaatatttttctgtaGAAGGAGATCCCAATTGTCCATACCTAGCACTTGAATTCTTGTACATGAAGGAAAATTATATATAGCTAAACTAATAGACATAGTAGCTTCATGAACGCgataatgaaatcatcaaagTACTAAGACAAGTTACCTGATAATGTACGAAAAGTCTAGTTTTATTATCCCCATATAATGTTGGATCTACCTAAAATACGAAACAACAATATTGTAATAAGCtggtataaatttatattaagaGCTATGATTGACATTTTAGAGATATTTTTCTATGAAGCAATTAAATTATGTGTGGAAACGATTAGTTATACTTACCCTCCAACCAACTTGTAAGATTTCCGATCCTTTTTCAATTCTTATTCGACTAGCACTAATTTGTTTGCCTTCAACGTGAGGATTGAACAAACTAGTTGTCATTCCAGCTCCCGTATACTTTGTAGTTGACTCTTTTGGAGTTCGAACTATTGCACgctaaatataaaagaaattttttattaacttttacaaattatatatcaaaaagGTATGGCTAGCCCTAAAAGGCAAATGCATAAACCTTGAAAGCACAATTTGAtaatttgaaaggaaaaagaaacTCCAAATTGTAAATTAAACTTGTTGCATTTGATATTtcaaatcaaactaaaataaaaggataagaaaaatggaaatatgacaatattttcatagttatatatataccttATATCCATAAGAAGGCATGTAGCTTGCTTTTTGCTCACTATTGTCATTGCTCTGCAATATATGAGTTTAGCcacaacaatttaaaaaaaaaaaacttttttatgaAATCATAAATTGTTAAAAGCATTAAATTgttcattaattattttacgCCTACATATTCGTTGTCGAAGATGGCAGGTTCCGGTGATGGCAGATCTCTTTGTCTTATAAGATCATCCTTTGTGATTCTCTTAATGGGAACAGTTCTAGAAGGACAACCTCCATCTTTTGACCATATTGTCAGTAACCTATTAGTTGTTGAGTCATATGAATTTTGTTTTATCATGGATAAAGTAGGTTCCATCtgttaattcaaatatttaattgtatgtcaataatatcatatatgtgTACAAAAACAATTAAAGTAAAAAGAGAGTAGAAATATGCCTTAGGATGAAAATTATGGTCCTTCAACAATGGGTGATCAAACGCATGTTGTTTGTAAAAATCAACACAGTCGTATGTATCTCCATATTTAGTctgtgaacaaaaaaaaatcataaataagatacCTAAATTATAGTGGTTATACATCTTGCTATTCAATATGTACCTTTTAAATACAAaacaatataacaaaaataaattttcatagaTCATaacattacaattttattttttttaaaattattggcattcaaatttgaaaagtcTAAATTGGTTTTGATATACACATTGGTATGccttttgtcaaaaaaaaatatatactgtAATGTAGAGGGttcaattttcaaatacaataaaaaaaattacagaaaataTCCATGTGAAAGAggaatattttcaaataaaaataataaatatctcGTGAGACTTATAAATactataaataaacaaaaatcaaatacCTTAATTGTTTTGATTGCTGGTTTATTCAAAAGTTTCAGTTGTTTTTCTAGCTCTCTATCTTCCAATTTGGATAACTCTTCTTCGCCTTGGACTCCattataacttaaaaataaacataacattaataaaatttgtCGAACAATTCTTTGATTCATCTTTAAGTTATTCATCATTTTGCAAGTATAAGGACTTTGCTACTATGAGGATGGTGTTATATAAGGCTAGGTatggaaaaaatttaaagtaatttaccatataaaatattgaatataattgaTGTAATTTTCTCTAGCATGGTCaacaaaatgttcaaaaagttatctatatttaattaaaaataaataaaaattgatcgCTCTTATTAAAGTAGAATTAAATCTGAAATTGAATTCTGGTATATTAAGCCCAAGAAGTAAGAAGACAAATGGCCCTTATCTTAAGTGGGCTTGAGATTGTTATCATAGTATATTGGGATACCGAGTTTTACTAGTTTAGaatctaattatttaaatacattctattttataatattacgaaacttatcaaattttggtgcattaaAATACatcaagatacatgtatctcgggtTACATGAGattaaaattatgtgtaatttattttagatacattctatccaagtggattcgcaTGTACTTGGAATTCATAAACAAATTTCGTAATTCTCTTAATCGGAACAGTTCCTGAAGGGCACCCTCCATCTTCTAATAGATGTGTCAATGACTTACTAGAGGTGGAGGCACTTGAATTTTGATTTATCCTCAATAAATTAGGTTTCATCTATTCAACCAAATATTGAATTGTAAGTCAATAATATCATatctttattataaaaataaaaattagaaggAAAAGAGAGTAAAATATGCCTTGGGATAAAAATTATGATCCTTTAATAACAGATGATCAAATTCAAGTTGTTTGTAGAAATCTACAAAGTTGTATATATCTCCATATTTAGTCTGcgaaatttttatttatcaaaagaataacaaaaactAATGTAAggcctttaaaaaaaatatataaactttgAACATGATGAGGAAAGCATTACATAGTGGTGAAGAAAATATTAGGTTGGCTACTATAACAAGAAACTCAATTAATGTAATCTTTTGAATCGTGATTATTCAAAATCTACAAAgacttttatttaataaatgttgaCTATTCAATTTTAAGGGATATCCAAAAATAACAATTTGAATATACATTTCATcagaaacaaaatttaaaaagattttcaGTTACGCGTACAAAATAAAGCGGCCTGTTGATTTTTGATGGTTGGGACTTGggtccaatttttattttttttattggtgtTCGATATTTACATTGGAGCTCGATTAAATCAAAATTCACATCGAAAAATTCcacattgaaaaataaaacGCTGCCTAACAAAGGCAACTCGATATTCAGGGTAACACGAAAGGTCCAAATAGTCATGTCACTTGGTTATATTGAAGTATATTAAGCCCATGAAGTAAGACAGAAATAGGCAGTAGGCCTTTATATGTTAGATCagctgaaaaaaatattaatcatagATTAAT
This genomic stretch from Solanum stenotomum isolate F172 chromosome 10, ASM1918654v1, whole genome shotgun sequence harbors:
- the LOC125843318 gene encoding uncharacterized protein LOC125843318; protein product: MIKQNSYDSTTNRLLTIWSKDGGCPSRTVPIKRITKDDLIRQRDLPSPEPAIFDNEYSNDNSEQKASYMPSYGYKRAIVRTPKESTTKYTGAGMTTSLFNPHVEGKQISASRIRIEKGSEILQVGWRVDPTLYGDNKTRLFVHYQIGETQCFNTLCPGFVQVNPDIPLDSSFEHITQRGVKTWEILMYIYKDQAYGHWWLLLGQKYDLVGYWPNIIFTELAQFATKIEWGGSVYNPPGVPEPPMGSSYFPIGNSSFDGYCRSIAFSNEEGDSVGIHNIFWYTDNILAYKVLFKYLLEDSNNFLYVLYGGPGNKAQV